The proteins below come from a single Papaver somniferum cultivar HN1 chromosome 11, ASM357369v1, whole genome shotgun sequence genomic window:
- the LOC113323957 gene encoding putative F-box/LRR-repeat protein At3g58880 — protein sequence MREAAKDRITDLPDSLLHHIHSFLHIVDSARTSILSKRWNYIWTTVPILEFTNCANAKTEKFMDFVDGTLDRHNSSNVDKFSLVSTYQLNESRFHSWIATLAISHSSKYLLTFQNVKILKLTCKITTDGELAILKAVPNLESLIFEVYVKEEVERSDKHDHISEAAECLFPHLKSVVFRQFSGNPRERKWVRLILKYAEALEILTIRHCGSYLVFRNARSEKELMVEILNYSKASPGCVIKFCSLD from the exons ATGAGGGAGGCAGCAAAAGATCGGATCACTGATCTACCGGACTCTCTTCTTCATCACATCCATTCTTTTCTTCATATCGTGGATAGTGCTCGTACTAGCATATTATCAAAAAGATGGAACTACATCTGGACCACTGTCCCCATCCTTGAATTTACGAATTGCGCCAATGCCAAGACTGAGAAATTCATGGATTTTGTTGACGGAACATTGGATCGTCATAACTCGTCTAATGTAGATAAGTTCTCTCTCGTCAGCACTTACCAGTTGAATGAATCACGGTTTCATTCTTGGATTGCTACTCTC GCTATATCCCATTCGTCAAAATATTTGCTAACATTTCAGAATGTCAAAATATTGAAACTGACATGCAAAATAACCACCGATGGAGAACTAGCTATCCTCAAAGCAGTACCTAATCTGGAGTCACTCATATTTGAAGTG TATGTGAAGGAGGAAGTTGAAAGAAGTGACAAGCACGATCACATCTCCGAAGCTGCTGAATGTTTGTTTCCACACTTAAAATCAGTTGTCTTTCGGCAATTTTCTGGGAATCCAAGGGAAAGGAAGTGGGTGAGGCTGATTTTGAAATACGCCGAAGCGTTGGAAATACTGACTATCCGTCACTGTGGTAGTTATCTTGTCTTCAGAAATGCCAGAAGTGAAAAGGAACTTATGGTAGAGATATTAAATTATTCAAAAGCCTCACCTGGTTGTGTGATTAAGTTCTGTTCTTTGGATTAG
- the LOC113323956 gene encoding putative F-box/LRR-repeat protein At3g59230, whose amino-acid sequence MEAANDRISDLPESLLHHIHGSLDIKEGARTSVLSKKWNNIWRTVPTLHFSEPWQDDRPVPTADETEKFMNFVDGTLYGRNSSNVDKFILWWDAPMSDIRVHNWITSVIRANVKEIGLALIQEHGLFIPLSLFTCESLISLQVLTNPSIRLPKHIYLPRLKRLELYHFEFTNESWNEELFSSSHVLEELILHGCIYHVRNFSISIPTLKLLKIISWARDQNGLRDCVFEIDAPRLVTFSYSGYVAKEFVMSRFPALVEADVNLSSADNGSAGTTQLLRALAHVQCLTVYDNTILAMISSALTFQNVHTLKIADNTTVQLPGVISLLQSIPNLESLIFFQYIRGEIGEYGEANDDDSISDASESDINEGESSYNTECLFPHLKSVWFQEFIGNQNDLKLVKWILRYAEALEMMFIRYYDIAHTGLKNPKSEEDLKAEIPSFPRASAGCVIKFYS is encoded by the exons ATGGAGGCAGCAAATGATAGGATCAGTGATTTACCAGAATCTCTTCTTCATCACATCCACGGTTCCCTTGACATCAAGGAGGGCGCTCGTACAAGCGTATTATCGAAAAAATGGAACAATATATGGAGAACAGTGCCTACCCTTCATTTTTCGGAACCATGGCAGGATGATAGGCCCGTACCCACAGCCGATGAGacagaaaaattcatgaattttgtggATGGAACATTGTATGGTCGTAATTCATCAAACGTGGACAAGTTCATTCTCTGGTGGGATGCACCAATGAGTGACATTCGGGTTCATAATTGGATCACCTCTGTAATAAGGGCTAACGTCAAGGAAATTGGTTTAGCCTTAATCCAAGAACACGGATTGTTTATTCCCCTATCACTTTTTACTTGTGAATCACTGATATCATTGCAGGTATTAACTAATCCGAGTATCCGTCTTCCTAAACATATCTATTTGCCAAGACTCAAGCGCCTTGAACTTTATCATTTTGAATTTACCAATGAGAGCTGGAATGAGGAACTCTTTTCAAGTTCACATGTCCTTGAAGAATTGATTCTGCATGGATGCATTTATCATGTGAGGAATTTCAGTATCTCAATTCCTACACTCAAACTCTTAAAGATTATTTCTTGGGCTCGCGACCAAAATGGTTTAAGGGACTGTGTTTTCGAAATTGATGCACCAAGGCTTGTAACTTTCTCCTACTCGGGTTATGTTGCAAAAGAATTTGTCATGTCCAGATTTCCGGCACTAGTGGAAGCAGATGTTAACCTCTCTTCTGCAGACAATGGAAGTGCAGGAACAACTCAGTTACTTCGGGCCCTTGCGCATGTACAATGTCTAACTGTTTATGATAACACCATTCTG GCTATGATCTCCTCTGCTCTGACATTTCAAAATGTCCACACGTTGAAAATAGCAGACAACACCACTGTTCAACTTCCAGGAGTAATTAGTTTGCTCCAATCAATACCTAATCTGGAGTCGCTCATATTTTTTCAG TATATTAGAGGGGAAATAGGAGAATATGGTGAGGCTAACGATGATGACTCTATCTCTGATGCTTCTGAAAGCGACATCAATGAGGGTGAAAGCAGCTATAACACTGAATGTTTATTTCCACACCTTAAATCAGTTTGGTTTCAGGAATTTATTGGGAACCAAAATGACTTGAAGTTGGTGAAATGGATCTTGAGGTACgcagaagctttggaaatgaTGTTTATTCGTTACTACGATATTGCTCATACAGGCTTGAAGAATCCGAAAAGTGAGGAAGATCTTAAAGCGGAGATCCCAAGTTTTCCAAGGGCATCAGCAGGCTGTGTGATTAAATTCTATTCTTAA